DNA sequence from the Parasphaerochaeta coccoides DSM 17374 genome:
ACTACAAGGAAGAACGGTTCATTCTCAGCATCGATGGCGGAGGAATTCGCGGCATCATTCCGGCATATCATCTGCAACGCATGGCGGAAATGCTCCACTCATGGGGCGACAAGATACCATTCTACGCACATTTCGACTTGATCGCGGGAACCTCAACGGGAGGACTTCAAGCCCTCGCACTAAGTTCCCCTGTTGAAGAAACAGGATTGCTTGCCGAAGACATTGAACCATATCCTGTTATCCACCCTTACAGACGAAGCTTTCTGGATTGGATGAAGGGGGAGCCTGCCACCAGGACATGGGGAACATTGATACCCGGCGCCGATCCTTCACAGCTTCTGGGACTGTACCTGGAGTCCGCGAACCGCATCTTTCCGCAGAACAAAAAAAGCAGTATTTCCCAAGTTTTTTCTGATAAGTATGATTCACGGCATTTACGTTCCTTTCTCGGAACTATATTTAAGAAAGCTGCTGTAAGTGATAGTGTCGTTCCTGTCCTGGTCATCGCCTATGATTCAGCTTCTGCCCATTCCGTGCTAATCTCCAGCTCACATCATCAAGGCTTCCTCATGCATGAGGCGGCGACGGCAACCAGTGCGGCTCCTACATATTTTTCTCCCCTGACCATCACCAACAAATCAACCAGAAAACGACAGACCTTGATAGACGGAGGGGTCATAGCGAATAATCCGGCATTGTACGCTTATGCCGAGGCAAAACGGCTTTATCCGAATGCGCGGAAATATCACATCCTCTCCCTTTCGACCGGTTCCGGACGTTTTATTTTTGACGCATCGAACAGCGGGGGCATGATGAGCTGGGTCGATCCAATCAAGGGACTTCCCATTTATAGGATTTACGCGTCTTCACAGATGACAGCGGTTGATGATATCGCGCCGTTCATCCCCGATTTGGAGTATGTCCGAATACACAAAGCCAGCAAGGGAGAATCCATCAAGATGGATGACATTGCGCCAGAATCACTTGCCGCTCTGAAAAAACTGGCTGAGAACACCTTTGCGGCGCAAGAAAAAGAAATCACCTCATTCTTGAAAAAAGCATCCACCCGGACTACCTTTGACCAAGTTCGACGCACAGGAGTCCTTACCGGCGCAGGGCAGTCAGAGCAATCCCCTGTGCTGTTACCATGAGCAGGAGTCCGTGCGGAGTGCATCGACCACATCAGGAAGTATCAATGCGACAGCAACACCATGCCGCCGCCCGTATCCGGCCTCGCATGTCCTGCGGACAGCCAGTGCGGTAAGTCCGGCTGCTTGGTGTGCCGCCATGGAAAAAGAAACTCTTTTGAGCATGAATCCACACATCAGAGCAGCGAACAAGTCCCCGCTCCCCGGCAATGATACAGGATGTCGTTCATGGACATGCAAGGAAGCCTTCCCGTGCTGCCCACCATCCTGTCCATCAAAGATTGCCACCCCGTAGTGGTTCCCTCCATCATTCTCCAGCAATATGCCAGTGATGACGGCGTTACGGGGGCCAAAAGCATGAATCATCTCCACCATCTCCAACGCTTCTGGCTCTGTCCATGTTTTTTTCCAGGGGACATTGCACAAAAGACACGCTTCAGTCATGTTGGGCGTAACAATGTCAGCTCCCGTGACAAGCTCCCGCATAGCAGGAATCATCGCGTCTTCCATGGGCCCATACAGTCGGCCATCATCCCCAAGCACAGGGTCGATGACGACAAGAGAGTCAGTCCGTTTATTCTTCTGCGTGTCAATGACCTGACGAACCAAGCCAATCTGTTCGCGGGAGCCAAGGAACCCGCTGTACACAGCGTCGGCAGTCATGCCCAGTTCTTCCCAATGGGAAATGACGCGCTTCATTACGGCTGTCTGGTCAGAAAAGACATAGTCGGAGAATCCATCGGTCTGTGTTGACAGGATGGCCGTGGGAAGCGGGGACACTTCGACTCCCATTGCTTCCAGCACAGGCATGATGACCGTGAGTGAGCTTTTTCCGTGACAGGATAAATCGTGGACAGCTATGCATGATGACAACACAGATATCAGCCTCCGTAGTACTTTCACAGTATCTCACCAGAGGTGAAGAATGCAAGCGGAAACATAGTGGAAACCCAGGTGGAAACCCAGGCTGGACACTTGAAGGATTCTCCCTACCGTTATAGGCTGTCACGCATGGAAAAATCTCAACATCTACATCAGCACATCCCTCACCATATACCCGAAACATCCTTCATGTCCCGGATGATCATGTCCGGCTCAGGGTGGAGGGGCATCTTTGACCCTTTCGGAAATCCTGAAGGCCGCGGCAAGAACATCTCCGGAGAAGCCCGTGATTTCTGCATTCGCGCAACACATTCCTTCATCCGTTTTCTTGCCACGTTCTCCCAGAGGAACAATCCCCTGCGCATCCTCCTTGCCCAGGATTCCCGTCCGACCGGTGAAGCCATCAGGACGACTGTAGCGGAGACTGCCAGAGCATGTGGCGTTCACATCGAGGACGCAGGCATCCGCTGCATACCGGAAGTCCTGGCCGCTTCGGAAAGTCCCCTGTCCAAGGCAGGATATTCCAACGCAGGATATGATGGTGTCATCTATATCACCGCAAGCCACAATCCTGTCGGATACAATGGCTTCAAGTTTGGTCGCCATGGCTCTGTCATCTCCCGTGATTTGGAGCAAAAGCTCAGGGCACTGTTTCATGAAAACATCCCCATGAAATCAATGATAGAATCCATCCTCCTACAGAAGGATGAAAATGATTTACCGCCTGAAATGGAAGCGAATCATTGCAGGGCAGACAGTGATATAATGAGTGGTGATTTAATTAGGGATGCTTACGAACTAAGAATACTGACTTGTGCCTCCCATTCCACCGAACCGGCTGTCCAGAACCAATTTCTCAAGGAAATACGCCGTGGCATGGAAGACAATCCCTTGGGCCTCATTGTGGACATGAACGGCAGTGCCCGTGCCACATCCATCGATAACGATATCCTCACAAGGGCAGGCGCACATGTTCATGTTCTCAATGGAACTCCTGGGGCTATCATTCATGGCATCATACCGGAAGGCTCCCATATGGAAACCTGTCGCCAGACACTGGAAACCATGCACAAGCAGGATGCCCGCTGGCAGCTGGCCTATATGCCGGACAATGATGGGGACAGAGGGAACATGGCATGCATCGATTCCGAAGGAACGGCACAAATCCTGACTGCACAGGAGTTGTTCTCGCTGGTTGTCCTTTCCGAACTCGCGGCTCCTTCATTGACGGCATCATTGTCCACATCATTGGGCACATCGTTGACTACCGATTCCAAAACCTATCCCCAAGCCGTAGTTGTGAACTGCGCCACATCCTTGAGGATAGACAGGCTCTGCTCACTTTTTGGCGTTCGAGTTGCCCGCGCCGAGGTGGGAGAAGCCAATGGCACATCCCTTGCCAGCAAGCTGAAAGAGGAAGGCTATCATGTCCGGATTATGGGCGAAGGTTCAAACGGCGGCTGCATCATTCCTCCCTCACAGGTCAGGGATCCTTTGACAGCGTTGTTCTCCCTTCTCCGGTTGCTGAGGAGCCATGGATTGAAAACACCAGCATCAGAATACGCCCGACGTGCGGGTGTCACCCTTCCCTACGCTCCCACTGTGCAGGACTTCCTTGAATGCCTTCCCATTTTTCAGACAACCGGTTCCACCGATCCACAGGCTATGATTCATGCTTCCATCCCTGACTATGACAGGTTCAAGACAGCGTATGAAAGAGCCTTTCTGTCATCATGGCCTCTCCAGCGACAGTGGCTTTCCAAGGCTGGTATCACACACTGGCGGGAAGAACAGACAGAAGGAACACAGATGCGTACCGGAATGGGAACTGAGTATCGTAACCATCCTTTCACCGGCAGCCTGAAAATTGTCTTCATGGATGCCGTTGGCAGGGATCAGGCGTTCATGTGGATGCGTCCCAGTTCCACTGAACCAGTGTTCCGCCTTGTCATTGACTGCTCCGCCGAAGCTGGCGGAGCAAGGACATACAATCAGCTCATGAGGTGGCATCGCGACCTTGTGGAGACAGCATTGAAAGAAGCGTGAAGACTTCAGATGTTCAACGGTTTACGTTCAGAGACTCAAACCGGCAATGGCCGCTCCTATGACCGGAGAGTCTTCAATGCGCACCATGGCGGTGCTGATACCCTGACGTTCGGTCAGAAAACTGTGCAGATAGAAGTCCGTATATCGCTTGAGGTTTTCAGTCTTATAGAACGTCGTGCCATCAGCGTTAATCACCACCGGACGGCGGGGATCCTTGCCCGGAGAGGCTTTCATGATGGTCGCGGAAAGATTCACCGCGGTCAGTTTGGCTGCTCTGGCAATCAGGGAATCAATGATACGCCACAAAGCAAAGGCGTCATCATCATTGTCTCCGACGACATGTACCAAGGCATATGCGGCGTTGAAAGGTTCTTCCAAATAATTGCTCATCGTCGTAGTGGTCAACGGAGCAATCCTGACGAACCTGTCGGCAAAACCACGGGAGAAAATCCCTTCTTCAATCGCCTGGAGGATGACCTGATGGCTGAACGCGCCGAGATAAGCCCCGCTGATTAGTTTCTCAAAATGGTAGGAATCAGGATCCTTCGTTGTCGCAAAAAATTTCCGATCCATCTCTCCCAGTGAAAAATTGAATCCTCCTGACTCTACGTTGATGATCTGCGAACCTGCTTCAAGATTCGACAGTTTGGTTATGCGGGAGTTATCTTCTATGTACGCCGTATTTGTTCCGGTTCCCAGGATGAATCCGATGAAACCGGAAGCATGGGAAGACCGGGCTTCCGCTTTGGTGGCGAGCAAAGTCGCGACCGTATCATTGATGACGGAAACGCGCTTGCGGGATACATCATGTCCCCGCCGGGCAAGCTCGGCGAGCAGGCTGGCTCCTATCGGCATGCCGATGACTTCCGGCGCCTTGATTTCCTTGGAGAACACAATAGTACGTCCGTCATGATCCGGGAAAATACTGGCCGCGTAGGAATAACAGAATCCAATCCTGTCACTCCGGTCGATGATGCGCTCAACATCATCCGCAAGGACAGAAAAGAACTCGGAGGCCGATACTTCTGTCTTCACCCCCGGCATGCCTGTCTTCTGGAAATCCGTGATGGTCGGCTCCATGTTCGCGCCAAAAGTCACTACGCACGTGCGGAAATTCGTTCCGCCCGCGTCCAGCACTATGACAGATTCGCCTGGCTGTATGGTCACTTTGTCGTCAACATAGGTAGGAATCATGTGGAGCGATGATGTCTCTCCGGTTAATCCTTTCTCCATTTCATCCAGGAACTTTCCCACCACCACTTCCATATCCACGTCTTCAGGGGTGAGTTTCCATTTCCGCAGGAACTTTCCGGTTCTGGCACCGATATCTCCCATGTGAGACCTCCATGATTCATTTGCCTTGTTCTTCCGCCCATTCTATGGCCTGTAGGCATCCTTGTCCAGTTTCATTCGGCATCAGTTTAGCTGTCATCTTCTCTCGAACCTGACCATGAAATATGGTACCATGCAGGCATGAACGAAAAGAAAACTTTTTTTTGGTATGATTTGGAGACATTCGGGTTGAATCCCTATTATGACCGCATTGTCCAGTTCGCCGGGGTACGTACCGATATGGATCTCACGCCAGTCGGACAACCGATTCTTCTCTATGCCCGTCCGACAATCGATTACCTTCCGGATCCGCTCGCTTGCCTGGTCACTGGCATAACTCCGCAGGAGGCCATGGAGAAAGGGCTCAGGGAAAATGATTTCGCCAATGCCATCCTCAAGGAGATGGGACAGAAAAACACTTGTTCCGTCGGTTTCAATTCAATCCGTTTCGATGACGAGTTCATCCGCAATCTCCTTTACCGCAACCTCATTGATCCTTACCGGAGGGAATGGGCTGACGGCAACAGCCGCTGGGATGTGCTTGATTTAATCCGCGCCGCGCACGATCTGCGTCCTGACAGCCTTGCATGGCCGCCTTCAAAGGACAACGGTAATCCAGTATTCAAGCTGACCGAACTCACCACCGCCAACAATATTTCCCACGAGCATGCCCACGATGCCTTGAGCGATGTCTACGCGACGCTGGCAATCAGCCGTCTCCTTAAAGAACGGAACCCACAGCTCTTTGTCTGGGCATTGAGCCTCCGTGACAAGAAGAAGGTCAAGGAAATCGTCAATCCTCCGTTCGGCACTCCTTTCCTCCACACCTGCGCTTCCTTCACTACGCCACGCGGCTGTACCCGTCCGGTCGTTGCTATTTCATTTGTCCCCAGCAATCCAAATAGCGTCATCTGCTTTGACCTGACCCAGGATCTTGACCCTCTTTTCACGGCGAGCGATGAGGACATCATGCGCGTCCCCGGCGTCTTGAGGATAGCCTTGAACAAATGTCCTTTTGTCAGTCCTCTTTCAGTCCTTGGGAAAGATGATGCCATAGCAAGAAGGCTGGATATAGACATGAAGACGGCGATGGCTCGATATGAAAGGATCCGGCAGGAAATCAATCTTCCTTCCCGTTTTCGTTCCGCTGTTGAGCGTGATGAGTACGAACAGGTCGCCGATCCTGATTTCCGCATCTATGCCGGAGGTTTCTTCTCCGATGCCGACAGGGAGCGTTTTTCCATAGTACGCAAGACAGAAGCATCACAGAAACTCAGCCTCAACCTTCGCTTCGATGATTCCCGCGCTCCAGAGATGGTATGGCGTTACGTATGCCGCAACTGGCCTGAAACCCTTGATGAGCAGCAGAAGGCACGGTGGCAAAGTTTCTCGGCGAACCGTATCCTCAATCCTCCCGGAGACATCATGGTCACGTGGCAATTCTATACCAGGAAAATTCAGGAGAAGCTCCAGAGCAACGATACTCCTGCCCATGAGAAGCCCGTACTTGCGGCCCTGAAGGAATGGGGTGAGATGATTGCAAGGGAGACAGGGTTGTCTCGGTGACCTCTTATGAGTTTTCTTTTTCCAGAAGACAACGCTTGATATTTCCCATGGTTTCAATTTTCTTGGCTTTCTTTTGTTCGTCACGCTTAAAAACTAATTAATGAATAATATTAGCGCTCAAAATCACTAAATAACCCGAAAG
Encoded proteins:
- a CDS encoding patatin-like phospholipase family protein; translation: MKNSLKDYKEERFILSIDGGGIRGIIPAYHLQRMAEMLHSWGDKIPFYAHFDLIAGTSTGGLQALALSSPVEETGLLAEDIEPYPVIHPYRRSFLDWMKGEPATRTWGTLIPGADPSQLLGLYLESANRIFPQNKKSSISQVFSDKYDSRHLRSFLGTIFKKAAVSDSVVPVLVIAYDSASAHSVLISSSHHQGFLMHEAATATSAAPTYFSPLTITNKSTRKRQTLIDGGVIANNPALYAYAEAKRLYPNARKYHILSLSTGSGRFIFDASNSGGMMSWVDPIKGLPIYRIYASSQMTAVDDIAPFIPDLEYVRIHKASKGESIKMDDIAPESLAALKKLAENTFAAQEKEITSFLKKASTRTTFDQVRRTGVLTGAGQSEQSPVLLP
- a CDS encoding hexokinase family protein yields the protein MGDIGARTGKFLRKWKLTPEDVDMEVVVGKFLDEMEKGLTGETSSLHMIPTYVDDKVTIQPGESVIVLDAGGTNFRTCVVTFGANMEPTITDFQKTGMPGVKTEVSASEFFSVLADDVERIIDRSDRIGFCYSYAASIFPDHDGRTIVFSKEIKAPEVIGMPIGASLLAELARRGHDVSRKRVSVINDTVATLLATKAEARSSHASGFIGFILGTGTNTAYIEDNSRITKLSNLEAGSQIINVESGGFNFSLGEMDRKFFATTKDPDSYHFEKLISGAYLGAFSHQVILQAIEEGIFSRGFADRFVRIAPLTTTTMSNYLEEPFNAAYALVHVVGDNDDDAFALWRIIDSLIARAAKLTAVNLSATIMKASPGKDPRRPVVINADGTTFYKTENLKRYTDFYLHSFLTERQGISTAMVRIEDSPVIGAAIAGLSL
- a CDS encoding pyridoxamine kinase gives rise to the protein MKVLRRLISVLSSCIAVHDLSCHGKSSLTVIMPVLEAMGVEVSPLPTAILSTQTDGFSDYVFSDQTAVMKRVISHWEELGMTADAVYSGFLGSREQIGLVRQVIDTQKNKRTDSLVVIDPVLGDDGRLYGPMEDAMIPAMRELVTGADIVTPNMTEACLLCNVPWKKTWTEPEALEMVEMIHAFGPRNAVITGILLENDGGNHYGVAIFDGQDGGQHGKASLHVHERHPVSLPGSGDLFAALMCGFMLKRVSFSMAAHQAAGLTALAVRRTCEAGYGRRHGVAVALILPDVVDALRTDSCSW
- the sbcB gene encoding exodeoxyribonuclease I, giving the protein MNEKKTFFWYDLETFGLNPYYDRIVQFAGVRTDMDLTPVGQPILLYARPTIDYLPDPLACLVTGITPQEAMEKGLRENDFANAILKEMGQKNTCSVGFNSIRFDDEFIRNLLYRNLIDPYRREWADGNSRWDVLDLIRAAHDLRPDSLAWPPSKDNGNPVFKLTELTTANNISHEHAHDALSDVYATLAISRLLKERNPQLFVWALSLRDKKKVKEIVNPPFGTPFLHTCASFTTPRGCTRPVVAISFVPSNPNSVICFDLTQDLDPLFTASDEDIMRVPGVLRIALNKCPFVSPLSVLGKDDAIARRLDIDMKTAMARYERIRQEINLPSRFRSAVERDEYEQVADPDFRIYAGGFFSDADRERFSIVRKTEASQKLSLNLRFDDSRAPEMVWRYVCRNWPETLDEQQKARWQSFSANRILNPPGDIMVTWQFYTRKIQEKLQSNDTPAHEKPVLAALKEWGEMIARETGLSR
- a CDS encoding phosphoglucomutase/phosphomannomutase alpha/beta/alpha domain I; translation: MKNASGNIVETQVETQAGHLKDSPYRYRLSRMEKSQHLHQHIPHHIPETSFMSRMIMSGSGWRGIFDPFGNPEGRGKNISGEARDFCIRATHSFIRFLATFSQRNNPLRILLAQDSRPTGEAIRTTVAETARACGVHIEDAGIRCIPEVLAASESPLSKAGYSNAGYDGVIYITASHNPVGYNGFKFGRHGSVISRDLEQKLRALFHENIPMKSMIESILLQKDENDLPPEMEANHCRADSDIMSGDLIRDAYELRILTCASHSTEPAVQNQFLKEIRRGMEDNPLGLIVDMNGSARATSIDNDILTRAGAHVHVLNGTPGAIIHGIIPEGSHMETCRQTLETMHKQDARWQLAYMPDNDGDRGNMACIDSEGTAQILTAQELFSLVVLSELAAPSLTASLSTSLGTSLTTDSKTYPQAVVVNCATSLRIDRLCSLFGVRVARAEVGEANGTSLASKLKEEGYHVRIMGEGSNGGCIIPPSQVRDPLTALFSLLRLLRSHGLKTPASEYARRAGVTLPYAPTVQDFLECLPIFQTTGSTDPQAMIHASIPDYDRFKTAYERAFLSSWPLQRQWLSKAGITHWREEQTEGTQMRTGMGTEYRNHPFTGSLKIVFMDAVGRDQAFMWMRPSSTEPVFRLVIDCSAEAGGARTYNQLMRWHRDLVETALKEA